Proteins encoded in a region of the bacterium BMS3Abin14 genome:
- a CDS encoding phosphatidylserine decarboxylase, producing MDKGRTIIGVASEGLKPAGLIAAGAVVLFAIGFSVAGIFFLAGSVAVLLFFRDPERKTQARPGDIFSPADGRVVAVGPVAEERYLKGPAMRISVFMSIFNVHINRIPLPGRVLEVKHLPGGFRMAHLDEASLQNERTEILMEDPSGRRALMVQVAGLVARRIICRLVSGERVETGRRFGLICFGSRVDLYLPPETASAVNVGDRVRAGLSVVGRLESNG from the coding sequence TTGGACAAGGGACGCACCATCATCGGGGTCGCTTCGGAGGGCCTGAAGCCGGCCGGCCTTATCGCGGCTGGAGCCGTGGTTCTTTTCGCCATCGGGTTTTCGGTCGCGGGGATCTTTTTTCTGGCCGGTTCCGTTGCCGTCCTTCTCTTCTTTCGGGATCCCGAGAGAAAAACGCAGGCACGCCCAGGCGATATTTTTTCCCCGGCCGATGGCCGGGTCGTAGCAGTGGGCCCGGTGGCTGAGGAGAGATATCTGAAGGGGCCGGCCATGAGGATCAGTGTCTTTATGAGCATCTTCAACGTCCATATCAACCGGATCCCCCTCCCGGGCCGCGTCCTTGAGGTCAAGCATCTCCCCGGCGGGTTCCGCATGGCCCATCTCGATGAAGCGAGTCTCCAGAACGAACGGACAGAGATTCTAATGGAGGACCCATCGGGGCGCAGGGCACTGATGGTCCAGGTAGCGGGGTTGGTGGCGCGCCGGATTATCTGCCGCCTCGTTTCCGGAGAACGTGTTGAGACGGGGCGCCGTTTCGGGCTTATCTGTTTCGGGTCAAGGGTCGATCTTTATCTGCCGCCGGAAACGGCGTCCGCCGTTAACGTGGGGGACCGGGTTCGGGCGGGTTTGTCGGTTGTGGGAAGGCTGGAATCAAATGGGTAA